The following are encoded together in the Coregonus clupeaformis isolate EN_2021a chromosome 24, ASM2061545v1, whole genome shotgun sequence genome:
- the LOC123481786 gene encoding paraneoplastic antigen Ma3 homolog encodes MSEAIYDKPDMTKKVKFDKGEAEERIVDIYVIADTLRDHETSVKPTPSGEEEYDAWAEQTTHFLEEWQCTDNVKKQRITESLKGPAADIVRFFRTGNPHATAIEYMKALETAFGTTESAPDLMVRFRNTFQSEGEKLSAYLLRLDKLLHTVYRKGGIELSEMNRTRIGQVVRGASSHDMVALRIRMTYKLRDPPTFTELLQEVREEEDMIQDRNTTKSVVKSSAVAPVATVCEEANTEIEVLRKELKGLKIEMTRLMSANVTAAHSDTKRSDVAFKSKKKRVNPSQEQTQADRNPGVFCYRCGEDGHFKRNCEGEENLRKVNTRLIKQKRSMGNYRGTQ; translated from the exons ATGTCTGAGGCCATTTATGACAAGCCAGATATGACCAAGAAGGTCAAGTTTGACAAAGGTGAAGCTGAGGAGAGGATTGTGGACATCTACGTCATTGCAGACACCCTGAGGGACCATGAgacca GTGTGAAGCCCACTCCTAGTGGAGAGGAAGAGTATGACGCATGGGCTGAGCAAACCACCCATTTTCTAGAGGAATGGCAGTGCAccgacaatgtgaaaaaacagAGAATAACAGAAAGTCTTAAAGGGCCTGCTGCTGACATTGTGAGGTTCTTTAGGACCGGAAACCCCCATGCTACAGCGATCGAATACATGAAGGCTCTAGAAACCGCATTCGGTACCACCGAAAGTGCACCTGATCTCATGGTAAGGTTCAGAAACACAttccagagtgaaggagagaagctTTCAGCTTACCTGTTGAGACTTGACAAATTGCTGCACACTGTATATCGAAAAGGAGGCATTGAGCTGTCAGAGATGAATCGCACACGCATTGGCCAAGTAGTGAGAGGTGCATCCTCACATGACATGGTTGCGCTTCGTATTCGCATGACCTATAAGCTGCGTGATCCACCAACCTTTACTGAGCTGCTGCAGGaagtaagggaggaggaggacatgatTCAAGACAGGAACACAACGAAGAGTGTTGTGAAGTCATCAGCTGTTGCTCCTGTTGCTACAGTTTGTGAAGAAGCTAATACTGAGATAGAAGTGCTGAGAAAAGAGCTAAAAGGTTTGAAAATTGAAATGACACGTCTCATGTCTGCTAACGTCACAGCAGCTCACTCTGACACAAAAAGGTCAGATGTTGCATttaaaagcaaaaagaaaaggGTAAATCCATCACAAGAACAGACACAGGCCGACAGAAACCCTGGAGTGTTCTGTTATAGATGTGGAGAAGATGGCCATTTCAAGAGAAACTGTGAAGGTGAAGAGAACTTGAGGAAAGTCAACACACGCCTGATCAAACAAAAACGGTCTATGGGAAACTACAGAGGGACCCAGTAA